Part of the Quercus lobata isolate SW786 chromosome 6, ValleyOak3.0 Primary Assembly, whole genome shotgun sequence genome, TGCTGAAAAGAAAAGGCCTTTAAGACCATCCATATCTCCCCATGTGCTAGAGCCAGGCAGGccatttttaacttttgttctATGGCTAAGGATTTggatgtgtgtatatatattctaGGGGAGATAACACCTTAGAGATTctctttaaataattaatataatatatagagacaCTACTTGAACCAAAAGACTTTAACATATATACATGTTGAAGTCAAGCAGAATGACAAAGTGTCTTTCACCAAAAGCAATAAGTCATAAATATTGCACTTGCTCTCCTAAAAGAACTCTTATTAAGGACCAAtaattaatttctctttatttcttgttCCCTAACATTTGTGGagagatttttcattttatacttgataaattttgcaattttattctaaatttattagttaTGTTTTTACCGATTATAGATAGTTAAACTTTGGTACATTGCATGATTGCACAAACTTGGTTTTATTATAGATATGTAAAGTTAaactaatttttgaaaaaagaaaagaaaagaaaatttataaaaatgtatttttaaatatttattgtttatatgaAATTTCATACTTGATTTGATTCAAGTGAGGCATTAGAGAATGTgagactcaaaacaaaattgtttttctaataaatttgaGACGTGATGTAAACTCAAAGATTTCAAATTTAATCTATCATACTATTGGTCTATGGGATTTCTATTTTCTAGGGCGGCAAACCGGTTTTCTCTTGCTTCCTTTTGGTGCTTTGAGGATGAGAAAGGTGATCATGGCACCAGATGAAGTGGTAGGAGAAGGAAATGAAAGGCTTTACAAGCCCTTTGTTTGCTTAGATGTACAAGATAGTATTCATAACTCCATATAAACACTacagccttttcttttcttctctttaaaATTGTGAATAAATTAGTGATCAAATCATTATAATCAAGAAGTTTTCTGGTTAGCGTTTGTGAATCTCAACTGACTTGTCACTCTGTGACACCAACATTCTCATTCTTAGTGGCATTTTGTCGAACACCACGGTTCCCATCATCATTCATTACCAACGGCCCAACAATTTGTCAGCGTCCTCATTGAGCTTCTTCTTGTGAAGCCTCTTTCACTTGgttccaaatataagtaaaagtCCAAAATCTATTGCTTTAGCCATAAATTTGGACTTGCGTGATCAACCCAAAGCCCACGAATATTATGCATTAATAACTCAAGCCCATAAGCATCATGCACCAGCAGTTTCGGTCCCAAACAAAACCCATTAATATGGCCCATACATTTGACCAAACCAGCAATCAACCCCAACTCCCCACTTTTGCTTATACGTAGTAGTAATTTTGGTAATATGGATTGTAATATTCATAAGATAATAAGTCATAGATAAATATTCCCATTTTtgcttttaaaataataattcatacatatatatatatatatatatatatatatatatatggtattgGGCAAACAAAGTAATAAATAGCGGCACACCAGTATTTATAAGTTCCAGGTATCCtgtttaaatatattaatatttttattttattttatttgaaatagtGTGTTAAATTAGTTCAGCCCAACCTTGCAGTGTTTAGTCATTAATTCTTGAGGAGGCAATTGTATTTGGTTTGTCCTGAACCACTCTTAGCAAGAAGCTCTAGAAATATGTTGTTTCAATTTGTTTATAGGCAGGGAAGAGTGATGCATTGTGTTTTGGGCTAGTATAAATTATGTCTAACTAGTTGTTGAAGCCAACGGCCAGGTGCAAGGGAATATAGtaatatcaaataatattgtGATTTGCTTTCTCTAATGTAAGTGATTATCATTTTCaataacacaattttttaattgcttGGTTGCAGAAACACGACACTAATGGAGGGGTAACCCAtaagcaccacaatggtgatTTGAGCATGCATGGACTTCTCCTTGATCCAAAATGGGTGCAGATAGTGCAGTGCATAATGTTACAACCAGAGAGATTCATGTTTCTGGTGCATATGTAAATATATGAAAGAGTAAATGTATTCTTCtaattctttttgttcatatgtTTGCTACACTAGAGTCATTCCCACATATGTAAATATATGAAAGAGGGGTAACATATGTTTGCTAACTGTAGAGTCCTTCCCgcacataaatttgaaatattcaATGTAATGAATAAGAGACGATGCTCAATTCCATTTTTATACcataatttttcaagaaaaaccACAACTTTCCCATGTCTAGTAATTAATTTGGGCTGTCCTTTTATATTTAAGCGATAATTTATGGTTAATGATAGCACAAGCTGGACAAAGTCATTTGACAATGTTATACATCAAAGACGAGAGTAGACAAATATATTTAGAGAGGACCACTTGTTTGATAAGACTCATTTGCATATAAGTTTCTATTcctttataaaattgaaatctaatttactAAAAAATGGATTACATAAGTGGATTTCCAAATTACATGGaaattaaatattcatttacAAAAGTTGGTTTGAGTTAGCAAATCAAAAACCTAAATAAGGGTTCCACCTTTGACATACTCGGTAAAGGCTAGTGCAACCAAACCCAACATGGCAAACCTCCCATTCCACATCTCAGCATTTGAGGTCATCAACCCCTTTGACTTGGACTCCACACTGACTCCTTGGAAAAAAGGAATTAGGGATGCAAGAGAGAGCACAATGCTAGTCCCTAAGAACCATGGGATCCCACCATTGGATATTTGGTCAAACACATCTTGGCCATTAGATAACTCTACTGCCAATGCAGCAACAAAGCCAATCATTGCTAGCCTGCCGTTGATCCTTTCCGGTGCAGGCCCACTGAATGCCAACACGTCTGAGAACTTTGTGCTGACCTGCCAATAGTGAAATGTGTCAAAATACTCTTAACAATGTTGTAAAGCATAGTTATAAGTAGAACAATATTTATCACAACAATTAACATGACTTTAGCTTAATAGAAGCAATTTTTTTAGTGAATCAAGTAAAATTTATGTTACTTTGTGGCATGTTGTCATGTTAATAGCTAGAAAGTGTAGAtacttcattttttatcaaataccTAATTTCTGAATCTATACCCGATACTTTCAATCCCTTGACAATGGATGATGAACACTTATctagtttattatttatttactattttcattattcctcttaaattaaatttcacttaacaatatataaaaaatataagtaaaaatatatttaataattaattaatacatgctatattgtattttttatatatttaattttagggAATGCTGTATTTTATCTTAGTATTTAAAGAATCACGCATGTTGTAGCCTACCTATACCTGAAGACTTATCTCTACTTCTTAGTTGAAGAGATACCTTAACGGTTATAATTAAGTCTCTGACATtacttaaaaagtttaaaatgtataaattgggcacaattttttcacaaaatcaaGGTGAGATATTTTAAGTTGTGTATAATAGAGTTAGGATCAATAACaaatttatgtgaaatcaaTTTTGCTTTAATTATAATTTGCTGAGCGAGGTCAAAAAAGTTCATGAATAATTTTGTGTGCTTAAACTATTTGGTaaatagtcatatatatttagggtttctaactcaaaaaaacaaagaaagaagtatCTTTTGGGTTAAGGGTAGGTATACCTTGGGTGCAGGACGAGGGATTTGTTGGGGCTGAGGTGGTGAAGGTGAAGTTGTTACAGGCTTTGGCTGCTCCTGCTGGTCCTCCTGCAAAGTGAAATGCCATGGAATCATACAGTCAGAATCTTTACATAGAAATCAATTAGCAgatcatgtttattaaataatttctaTCAAACTTTTGAGATttccacaaaaagaaaaacaaactagACTTTTGATTACCTCTGCCATGCAACGGACTCGCATACGACTAGCATATCTGGGCAAATGTGGCACGTAACTAGTGGGAATTAGAAACTGGTTCACCCTGTTAGTAGATCTGTTTGAAACTACACGATTCAAAGGTGGTCTTGCTAAGATGGATTGCATTGCAGATGAGGCTGCCATTGCCAATTAGAGCTAGCTTAATGGAGTAGGCTATGGATGATCAAGTAGCTATAAGCACTAGGAAATGAGGTACTAAAGTTGTTGTTGTGGCATTAATGTTAGGCCTCGAAATGACATTATATAGAGAGTGACAGGGTGTGTTGGAGGGGCAAGCACTAAGCAGAGCAGTGGATATTTAAGGAGCCACGTCTttccatatatattttcataaggATATTGGTTCACGTGTGTTAATTTGTCCACACATGGTGGTGTAAGCAATAGACATGGCGCTCTCCTTCACCATAACTTTCTGCCACTGAGTTTGAGGCCCATATTGCTTCCGAGGTTTTCACTTTGAAGGGAAGGGAAGGGACCGACTAGACCATTCCACATTTCAATGTTCTAAATCACCTCTCACATTGTGCCACGGTTCTAGAGGTGATTTAGAACATTGAAATGTGGAATGGTATACCACTACCAAACTTTGTGCCACCGACCCCCAAAGATATACCATTTGATTCGTTTAAACAAGCAACGTGgactatttgtattattttctttattatttttggtataaaggagaaattttatttaatcaaataaaCAGTTTAAGAGAGCACATAATTTATTACAAAGCTTTCTAAGGGTGCTTACTTGACAAACATTCAGAAATACTTTTCATACACAAAACTTGGGCAAGACTCATGTATAAAAATTCTGTCAATTAGCTAGTCCATCAtctatttcattgtttttttctaCGCCATTGTTTGAGTGTAGTTTCTCGTTGAATATCGTATCATTTGGGTAGATACTAGTTTACAGTTGTGGTAGAAAAAACTCAAAGgaactcaattttttgattttatttttatttattttatatatataattttgctaAACTCAcagttcaaaattttaatgaacTTGCATTTCCTTTTATCATAATgacatcattaaattttttttttttttagaatatcaagtattttaacacacacacacatacggGGAAAAGTgagaaggttttaaagaaaTTGACAGTAGTGTACATCCAAAATGGCCTATAATGACATCATTAATGATAAAGAGATATGTGGATTACTTTAACCGTGTCATCTTAGACTAAAGTTAAACTATTGTTTTCCTCTTtaaaatttgcaagaaatttatttttcttcgcTTAAATTATTCAaacctttacattttttttttttttttttttgtgtgtgtgtgagataaATCAAAGGATGAGACAATCAAATCttattctctttaattttaaaaagactTACCTTCTCACATGTACTCCTTCgtagaaaaagaagaattttaGTAAGATTTTTCTGAAGATGTTGTAAAACTAAAGGATATGTAGATCATAAACGATGTAAAAACCAGCCCAATAAttcaatattaaattaaaaacgaTCAAAATTTGAAGCCCAACAAACAAGGTATCAAATACAtcgagaaaagaagaagaaaagaggatCCTAGAATGACTATCATCTGCTCAAACATGTAACCCATAAGCCCCACAATGGTGATTTGATCATGCATGCATGGACTTCTCCTTGATCTATAATGGGAGCAGCGCATAATGTTACGATTAGAGAGATTCATGTTCTTGATGCATATGTAAATATATGAAAGAGTAAACCTATTGAGTTTGGgcttaacatatatatatatatatatatatatatatatatgagactTACTCTCCTAAAAGAACCTTATTAAGGACCGagaattaatttttctttatttcttgttccCTAACATTTGTGGAGAGATTTTTCATTTGGTACTTgataaattttgcaattttattctaaatttattagcTATGTTTTTACTAATCCTAGATAGTTAAACTTTGGTACATTGCATGATTGCACAAACTtggttttattataaatatttaaagttcCATAGCTCCTCTAATTCATCAGCCATGGCTAAGTTTGGACCCTTACTGCCTGTGTATGGACTTTCAGGAAACAGCCCTCCACAGCGAGTCAGCGGAGAAGAAAAAACAGAATTGATGGGCTGCAAGATGATCAAGGGGAGTGGATTGAAAATCAGGAGGGTattgaaaacattatttttgactacttcacaaagcTCTTCAGGTCGGATAATCCCTCAAATTTTGATGCGAGTTTGGGTGCTATTTCGAAAAGAGTCACGTCGGAAATGAACGAGAAGCTGCTTGCTGTGTTCAAGGTAGAAGAAGTGTGGCAAGCCCTGCAACAAATGCATCCCACAAAGGCCCCGGGCCCTGACGGTATGTCTCCCATTTTTTACCAGCATTATTGGGATATCGTAGGACCTGATGTGGTTAATTGTGCTTTAGAAGTTTTGAATTCTGGTGAGCTGCCCTGTACTCTTAATGAAACATTTATTTGTCTCATTCCTAAGGTAGCTTCTCCTCAGAAAATCACAGAATATAGACCGATAAGTTTATGCAACGTAGTGTataaaatcatatctaaaaTTCTtgcaaatagattgaaaaaaattcttccGGAGGTCATTGATGTGTCTCAAAGCACGTTTGTGCCGGGTAGATCAATAACAGATAACGTGCTGGTAGCATTTGAAACTATGCATTGCATAGACCAAAAAAGGAAGGGGAAGGAAGCTTTGATGGCGGTAAAGCTCGACATGAGTAAAGCCTACGACCGGGTTGAATGGTCGTATTTAGAAGCGATGTTGAGGAAAATGGGTTTCCATGAGAAGTGGACTGCCCTTATGATGATGTGTGTCCGAACGGTCTCTTACTCGGTTTTGATAAACGGGGAGCCTAAAGGAAAGATAGTGCCTTCAAGAGGTCTTCGACAAGGGGATCCAATCTCCCCGTATCTCTTCCTATTATGTGCGGAAGGTTTGTCGGCTAtgttgaagaaagaagagaacgAAGGTTACATTAAAGGTGTGGCTGTTTGTAGGGGGGCTCCGAGTGTATCACATTTGTTCTTTGCCGACGATAGCATTATTTTTTGTCGGGCATCTATCTTGGAGTGTGAGAGAGTTTTGAAAGTGTTGGAAGATTATGAAAGGGATTCGGGGCAGAAGGTGAATAAGGAGAAAACAGCCTTATACTTTAGTAAAAATACAAGTAGGGAAGTGCAAGAGCGGGTCAAGCTAATGTTCGGGGCTGAGATAGTTCGACAACATGAGAAGTATTTGGGGCTTCCGCCATTAATAGGAAGGGGGAAAAGGAAAGCATTCAACCGAATTAAGGATCAAGTGGGAAGAAAGATTGCGGGGTGGAAAGGAAAGCTTTTATCCAACGCAGGCAGAGAAATTCTCATAAAAGCGGTGGCTCAAGCCACCCCCACATACACAATGAGCGTTTTCAGGCTTCCGGATTCCTTGTGCAAGGAATTGAACTCAATGATGGGTAATTTCTGGTGGGGCCAAAAGGGAAGGGAGAGGAGAATGGTGTGGATATCTTGGGAGAAGTTATGTAAGCCTAAGTCGGAGGGAGGTATGGGGTTTAGGGACCTCAAGGCGTTCAACTTAGCGCTTTTAGCAAAGCAAGGGTGGAGATTGGTGGAGAATCCAAACTCATTGGTTCATAGAGTCTATAAGGCCAAGTACTTTGCAAACGAGTCTTTCCTAAACGCTCAAGTGGGTAGGAGACCCTCCTACACGTGGCGGAGCATTATGGCGGCAAAGGACATAATTTTGAGAGGTGCTAGATGGTGCATTGGAAATGGTCTTAAGGTTCATATTTGGGATGATAGGTGGGTCCCGAGACCTGACTCTTTTAAAATATTCAGCCCTAGGCGTACTCAGGATGATGTGGTGATGGTTTCGGACCTCATAGATGCGGATAGGAGGTGCTAGGATACAGCGAGGGTTAGGAGCACCTTTCTCTCACATGAGGCAGAGCTGGTGTTGGGCATTCCAATCAGTTGTAGATTGCCTAACGATTCAGTTATATGGGCATGGACCccaaatggaaaattttctGTGAGGAGTGCATACGAGGTAGCGCAGAGGTGGCTAAAAGAGGGGCCAACAAGACCGGATCTAGGCAGCTGTTCAGATAATGCAAGGATGAGAGCAATTTGGAAAATGGTGTGGAGGTTGGATTGTCCTAACAAAATTAAACACTTTATGTGGAGGGTTTGCAAGAATATTCTTCCCACTAGGAGTAGGCTAAAGGGGAAGGGAATTAATTGTGAGGATTGCTGTGCTCTATGTGGATGTAGTGAGACTTCGGGGCATATACTTTGGGATTGCAAATTAGCCAAGGAAGTGTGGAGTGGCACAAAGATCAAACTTCCAGCTCTGCCTGGCCCGGTTCCTGAGTTTGTGAATGTGGTGTGGGAGGTCATGGATTCTCATCCAAACACAAATTGGTTGCTGTTTGCTGTGACAGCGTGGAGTCTGTGGAATAATAGAAATACGGTGGTTCATGGTGGCCTTAGCAAAGGAAAGGAGGGGCTTATCAGGTCTGTGGCAGCTTACATTGAAGAATTTAAAGGGGAGAAAACTCCACAGAGGAGAGACCATCGAAGTGTTGCACAAACGTGGAGTCCACCAAAGCAAGGTTGGTATAAAGTTAACACGGATGGGGCAGTATTCAGGGAGACCGGCAGCTGCGGCATTGGTGTGGTGATCAGGAATGAAGAGGGCCAAATTATGGGAGCTCTGTGCAGAAGACTGGAGTTACCGTTGGGAGCGCTGGAGGCAGAGGCTAAAGCTGTGGAGGAAGGGGTCCAGTTTGCAAGGGACCTTTTTCTGAGTCGGATAGTCATTGAGAGTGATTCTCAGGTGGTGATCAACTCTTTTGGCAAGCATGGTCTGGTTCAAAGCAGCATCCAGAAAGTGATTGAAGGTTCAAGCATTGGGCTGTGCCATTTTGATGCGTGGGAGGTTGTTCACACACGTAGGGGCTGCAACACAGTAGCGCATGTTATGGCTAGATATGCCAAGTATGTAAACGATTGTGATATTTGGGTGGAAGATACCCCACCAATGATTGTAAATCAAGTGCAAAATGATGTAAGCCATTTGGCTTCTGCTTCAGTTTAATGAATTTTAAgttgaaaatcaaaaaaaaaaaaaaaaaatttaaagttaaactaatttttcaaaaaagaagaagaaagtttatAATAATGTATTTCTAAATGTTTATTGTCTAACTGATTTTTCACACTTGATTTGATTCAAGTGAGGCATTAGAGAATGTGAGACTCCAAAACAAAACTGTTTTTCTAATAAATCTGAGGCATGATGTAAACTCAAAGATTTCAGAGTCTATCTATCACACTATTGGTTTATGAGATTTTTAGGGCGGCAAACCGGTTTTCTCTTGCTTTCTTTTGGTGCTTTGAGGATGAGAAGATGATCATGGCACCAGATGAAGTGGTAGGAGAAGGAAATGTGAGGCTTTACAAGCCCTTTGTTTGCTTAGATGTACAAGATAGTATTCCTAACTCCATATAAACACTACAgccttctcttttcttctctttaaaATTGTGAATAAATTAGTGATCAAATCATTATAATCAAGAAGTTTTTTGGTTAGTGTTTGTGAATCTCAACTGACTTGTCACTCTGTAACACCAACATTCTCATTCTCAGTGGCATTTTGTCGAACACCACCGTTCCCATCATCATTCATCACCAACGGCCCAATAATTTGTCAGCGTCCTCATTGAGCTTCTTCCTGTGAAGCCTCTATCACTCGGCTCCAAATATAAGACAAAGCCCAAAATCCATTGGTTTAGCCATTAATTTGGTCTTGCGTGATCAACCCAAAGCCCATGAATATTATGCATTAATAACTCAAGCCCATAAGCATCATGCATCAGCAGTCTCGGTCCCAAACAAAACCCATTAATATGGCCCATACATTTGACTAAACCAGCAATCAGCCCCAACTCCCCACTTTTGCTTagtataggttttttttttttttttttttttttggttaaaaggatatatattagaaactaaggctccgtttgggagttcataagggaaagaaatggaatggaatggaatgatcataagggaatggaatggaatgtatttaagcaagagaaaggaatggaaaagaatggaatggaatggaattaagtaaccttgattggatattttaaaatgaaggaatggaaaggaatggaatgtaaataattttgtttgggagcaacatggagggaatgtaatggattcattttataacaatattactattactcccaaacaagggaatgagctttctattccctccattaaaactcccaaacaaggggaagggaagaatattctaaaatttttttttttattcatttccattccattccattccgtCCTCCCAAACGAGGCCTAAGAGTTAGCCACAGTGGAAGAAGTGTTACAtggtatatatattacaaaaaagaCTAGAGAGGTTGTGCATTAAAGGTAAGATAACTGCACAGGCAGAGAGTCTAGGATACAAAAATCTTGTTGAAGGGATACAGCTTTCCTAGCCAGAGCATCAGCATAGGCACTCGCCTCCCTAAAGCAGTGTTGGATTTTCTAAAAAGGCAGCCGGTTCAGAAGGTTCCTGCAGTCATCAGTAATAGGTGCATAGTCAGCAAAAGATACATCATTATTTGACAGAAGTTGGATAGCAGATTTAGCATCAAACTCAATTTCAACAACTTGGACTTGTAATTGCAAGCATAGGATTAGGTCATCCCTTACTGCCCACAACTCAGCTTCAATGCTGTTAGCCCAGCCTATAAATCTAGTGTAACCCTTCACCCATCTCCCTTGATGATCTCTTATCAGATCACCACCTCCAGCAAGCCCAAGACATCCAAGAGCAAATTCATTTGAATTTAGCTCAACTAGTATACGTAATTGTAATTATGTTAATATAAATTGtaatattcataaaataataagtcacaaataaatattcccgttatatatatattatgtaacagttttt contains:
- the LOC115993852 gene encoding early light-induced protein, chloroplastic-like, coding for MAASSAMQSILARPPLNRVVSNRSTNRVNQFLIPTSYVPHLPRYASRMRVRCMAEEDQQEQPKPVTTSPSPPQPQQIPRPAPKVSTKFSDVLAFSGPAPERINGRLAMIGFVAALAVELSNGQDVFDQISNGGIPWFLGTSIVLSLASLIPFFQGVSVESKSKGLMTSNAEMWNGRFAMLGLVALAFTEYVKGGTLI